One genomic segment of Anaerobiospirillum thomasii includes these proteins:
- a CDS encoding acyl carrier protein, translated as MDIYAKIAAIFDEDSLDDSTVLFTLPQWNSINFFALLTLLKEEYGRELPIKEVIECATLGDLLSLCTKES; from the coding sequence ATGGATATATATGCAAAGATTGCAGCTATCTTTGATGAGGATAGCCTTGATGACAGCACTGTACTCTTTACTCTGCCACAGTGGAACTCCATAAACTTTTTTGCGCTTTTGACGTTACTAAAAGAGGAGTATGGCAGAGAGCTTCCTATCAAGGAAGTGATTGAATGTGCCACTTTAGGTGATCTTCTTTCGCTGTGCACTAAAGAGAGTTAA
- the gluQRS gene encoding tRNA glutamyl-Q(34) synthetase GluQRS translates to MTAYVGRFAPTPSGHLHLGSVIAAVGSYLISRHNRGCYLIRIEDLDTPRCKSENTAAILDALDKLALHSDKEILIQSKDTKIYHDKCAELLHKGYAFYCSCSRSDLKQRPCTCYKKHLSGSNHHSLRFYHKDLINSSFYDDIKGKVCVRDPEDNFITLIRADGIISYNLACVVDDIRQNVSHIVRGSDLIDVTPVQNALYKAFGCDAPGYMHLPLAVGADGLKLSKQNHAADILSIMSPQLAIKTALLALGQRTDYIDETMICADILHLALENLDISAIPSDNIVIDDIQLC, encoded by the coding sequence ATGACAGCCTACGTAGGAAGGTTTGCTCCAACTCCGTCAGGACATCTTCATCTTGGCTCTGTAATTGCAGCTGTCGGCTCCTATCTTATAAGCAGACACAACAGGGGCTGCTATCTTATACGCATTGAGGATTTAGACACTCCACGCTGCAAAAGTGAAAACACAGCAGCCATACTAGATGCTTTAGATAAACTTGCGCTGCACTCTGATAAAGAGATTTTAATTCAAAGTAAAGATACTAAGATTTACCATGATAAATGCGCAGAGCTTTTGCACAAAGGTTATGCCTTTTACTGCAGTTGCAGCCGATCTGATCTTAAACAAAGACCCTGCACCTGCTATAAAAAGCATCTGAGCGGCAGCAATCATCACTCATTGCGTTTTTATCATAAGGATCTTATTAACAGCTCATTTTATGATGATATTAAAGGCAAAGTCTGTGTCAGGGATCCTGAGGATAATTTTATTACCCTTATAAGAGCTGATGGCATTATCTCCTACAATCTTGCCTGTGTTGTTGATGATATAAGACAGAATGTAAGTCATATTGTAAGAGGCTCTGATCTTATAGATGTAACTCCTGTACAAAATGCGCTGTATAAAGCCTTTGGCTGTGATGCCCCTGGCTATATGCACCTGCCTCTTGCTGTTGGAGCTGACGGACTTAAACTTTCAAAGCAGAATCATGCGGCCGATATTCTAAGCATTATGAGTCCACAGCTTGCTATTAAAACAGCGCTTTTAGCTTTAGGTCAGAGAACAGACTATATAGATGAAACTATGATCTGTGCTGATATTTTGCATCTTGCCCTTGAAAATTTAGATATCAGCGCTATACCATCTGACAATATTGTTATTGATGATATACAATTATGCTAG
- the mrcB gene encoding penicillin-binding protein 1B yields MQNSNDKDPVNINENASEEKDNEQSQIPEGFSIKDFESTKVKAATQDTGTNSDDNAQSKKRSSGGFSRKFTLLSIKLTIAAISVLAIIFIYISVVVREGFDVDDKWVLPAVVYSRPLELYPDQRLSLEQMVYELKLLKYRQTPNPSRPGEYAVNFKTDKIVLIKRPFTFPEGEEGRISLLIDFDENRVQKITNADTKEELGYVRMDPVLLDRINRIDPKEDRIFITLDEVPKPLITTLLEIEDRSYYSHLGVNFFAIARAFVKNMIAGRVVEGGSTITQQLVKNYFLSSERSYVRKIKEIFMAMVMDHRYTKEQILEAYMNEIYLGQNGAAGIYGFGLASYFYFGVPVSELSQDQMALLVGLIKGPSYYDPWRRPDNALERRNTVLAVLRNRGYLTDAQFEQYSARPLGIIERGSMNYSRTPAFMGVLKHEIKTRIEPDNPNFLSGNGIKIFTSLDPQAQLAAENAVTKELAAIEKQRGISGLEAAMVVSSWRTAEISAVVGSRTPKYDGFNRVIEGRRQIGSLVKPFVYLTAFSRGYHLGSIVQDTPLTVKLQDGKLWSPKNDDKKFRGPIRVLTGMARSLNVPTVRLGMSAGLKNVIDTLERVGLKQHVPLYPSILLGTTELTPLELNSIYASMATDGVYQDLTTLRTVIKDGEIVYERKDNRHEKTLDPRDTYLTLYGMTEATRAGTGRRLGQMFPGVNIGSKTGTTNNHRDTWSTGIDSDEIVTTWVGFDNNRSTGLYGSSGALMVYAQYLKERGVNSLELRRPEGIKFVNFASNGQVLADGCHEEGMRLLPAREDMIVNVRPCSFGVYETAPALPPVQPSAPEKKDNEDLNVLERFLLNF; encoded by the coding sequence ATGCAAAACTCAAATGATAAAGATCCTGTAAATATCAATGAAAATGCCTCTGAAGAAAAAGACAATGAGCAAAGTCAGATACCAGAGGGTTTTTCTATTAAAGATTTTGAAAGCACCAAGGTCAAAGCTGCAACTCAAGATACAGGCACAAACAGTGATGATAACGCTCAGAGTAAGAAAAGAAGCTCTGGTGGCTTTTCGCGCAAATTTACGCTTTTATCCATAAAACTTACCATTGCAGCCATCAGTGTTCTGGCTATTATTTTTATCTATATATCAGTAGTAGTGCGCGAGGGTTTTGATGTTGATGACAAGTGGGTGCTGCCTGCTGTGGTCTATTCACGTCCTCTTGAGCTCTATCCAGATCAGAGACTGTCACTAGAGCAGATGGTCTATGAGCTAAAGCTTTTAAAATACAGGCAGACGCCAAATCCGTCACGTCCTGGCGAATATGCTGTCAACTTTAAAACTGACAAGATTGTGCTTATAAAAAGACCTTTTACCTTCCCTGAAGGTGAAGAGGGCCGCATTTCTCTTTTGATTGATTTTGATGAAAACCGTGTGCAGAAAATCACCAATGCTGATACTAAAGAGGAGCTTGGCTACGTGCGCATGGATCCTGTACTGCTTGACAGAATCAATCGTATCGATCCAAAAGAGGACAGAATTTTTATTACTCTAGACGAAGTACCTAAGCCTCTTATTACCACACTTTTGGAAATTGAGGACAGATCGTACTACTCCCATCTTGGTGTCAACTTCTTTGCCATTGCCCGTGCATTTGTAAAAAATATGATAGCAGGACGTGTGGTAGAGGGTGGCAGTACCATTACACAGCAGCTGGTAAAAAACTACTTTTTAAGTTCAGAGCGTAGCTATGTAAGAAAGATCAAAGAAATATTTATGGCCATGGTTATGGATCATAGATACACCAAGGAGCAGATTTTAGAGGCCTATATGAATGAGATTTATTTAGGTCAGAATGGTGCTGCCGGTATCTATGGCTTTGGTCTTGCCTCATATTTTTATTTTGGCGTGCCTGTCTCTGAGTTAAGTCAGGATCAAATGGCTCTTTTAGTAGGTCTTATCAAAGGCCCTTCCTATTATGATCCATGGCGTCGACCTGATAATGCCCTTGAGCGTCGCAATACTGTGCTTGCAGTGCTGCGCAACCGCGGCTATCTGACTGATGCTCAGTTTGAACAGTATAGCGCCAGACCTCTTGGCATTATTGAAAGAGGCTCTATGAACTACAGCAGAACACCTGCCTTTATGGGTGTTTTAAAGCATGAGATCAAAACCAGAATTGAGCCTGACAATCCAAACTTTCTCTCAGGCAACGGCATCAAGATCTTTACAAGTCTTGACCCGCAGGCTCAGCTTGCAGCTGAAAATGCTGTAACCAAGGAGCTTGCCGCCATTGAAAAGCAGCGCGGTATTTCAGGTCTTGAGGCTGCTATGGTGGTCTCATCCTGGAGAACTGCTGAAATATCAGCTGTGGTTGGCAGCAGAACGCCAAAATATGATGGCTTTAACCGTGTGATTGAGGGCAGACGTCAGATAGGCTCTTTAGTAAAACCATTTGTCTACCTTACAGCCTTCTCGCGTGGCTATCATTTAGGCTCTATTGTGCAGGATACACCTCTTACCGTTAAACTGCAGGATGGCAAGTTATGGTCGCCTAAAAATGATGACAAGAAATTTCGCGGACCTATACGTGTGCTTACAGGTATGGCCCGCTCCCTTAACGTTCCTACTGTAAGACTTGGTATGAGCGCAGGTCTTAAGAACGTTATAGATACACTAGAGCGTGTGGGTTTAAAACAGCATGTGCCTCTGTATCCTTCAATACTTCTTGGTACCACAGAACTTACACCTCTTGAGCTTAACTCCATTTATGCAAGTATGGCTACAGATGGTGTCTATCAGGATCTGACCACCTTGCGTACCGTTATCAAAGACGGTGAGATTGTCTATGAAAGAAAAGACAACAGACATGAAAAGACCCTTGATCCGCGTGATACCTATCTGACCTTATACGGTATGACCGAGGCTACAAGAGCCGGAACAGGTAGACGCCTTGGACAGATGTTCCCTGGGGTCAATATCGGCTCTAAAACAGGAACTACCAACAATCACCGCGATACCTGGTCAACAGGTATTGATTCAGATGAGATTGTTACCACCTGGGTGGGCTTTGACAACAACCGCTCTACAGGACTTTACGGATCATCTGGTGCTCTTATGGTTTATGCTCAGTATCTAAAGGAGCGTGGTGTCAACTCACTTGAACTGCGTCGTCCTGAGGGTATTAAATTTGTAAACTTTGCAAGCAATGGCCAGGTTTTAGCTGACGGCTGCCATGAAGAGGGTATGCGTCTGCTGCCAGCCCGTGAGGATATGATAGTAAATGTCAGACCTTGCTCTTTCGGTGTCTATGAAACAGCTCCGGCATTGCCACCGGTGCAGCCTTCAGCACCTGAGAAAAAGGACAATGAGGATCTCAATGTGCTTGAGCGCTTTTTACTTAATTTTTAG
- the dksA gene encoding RNA polymerase-binding protein DksA, producing the protein MSENVNIESMGPLAIAGVQPYQEKPGEEYMNEEQKAHFRKILTAWRDQLRSEVDRTVGHMKSEAANFPDPVDRASQEEEFALELRARDRERKLIKKIEKTLSKLENDEFGYCDQCGIEIGIKRLEARPTADLCVDCKALAEIKEKQLEG; encoded by the coding sequence ATGTCAGAAAATGTAAATATCGAATCAATGGGACCTCTTGCTATTGCCGGAGTTCAGCCTTATCAGGAAAAACCTGGTGAGGAGTATATGAATGAAGAACAGAAAGCTCACTTTAGAAAAATCCTTACAGCCTGGAGAGATCAGTTAAGATCAGAGGTTGACCGAACAGTAGGCCACATGAAAAGTGAGGCTGCCAACTTCCCTGATCCTGTAGACAGAGCTTCTCAGGAAGAGGAGTTTGCCCTGGAGTTAAGAGCCAGAGACAGAGAAAGAAAGCTTATCAAGAAGATTGAGAAAACTCTAAGCAAGCTTGAGAACGACGAGTTTGGTTACTGCGATCAGTGTGGTATTGAAATTGGCATCAAGCGTCTTGAGGCCAGACCTACAGCCGATCTGTGTGTTGACTGCAAGGCTCTTGCAGAAATTAAAGAAAAACAGCTCGAAGGCTAA